The proteins below come from a single Molothrus ater isolate BHLD 08-10-18 breed brown headed cowbird chromosome 3, BPBGC_Mater_1.1, whole genome shotgun sequence genomic window:
- the COQ3 gene encoding ubiquinone biosynthesis O-methyltransferase, mitochondrial isoform X2 produces MKSNMFTVKRPFSTSHSSVDSKEIKKFQLLAHKWWDEEGEYAALHSMNDIRVPFIRDTLLSMSSNYNLGNPLSGIKILDVGCGGGLLSEPLGRLGASVTGIDPVEDNIRTADRHKSFDPVLAERIQYKSSSLEEIVEESMETFDVIVASEVVEHVADLEMFIKCCSQVLKPEGSLFITTINKTQLSYVLGIVVAEKIMGIVPEGTHEWEKFVPPEELERLLESNGFSVRSVKGMLYNPLSGSWSWVQSRSLNYALHAVRAGAPPQPHATDTLPETDVQQRSATAGTAGTVPDSAV; encoded by the exons atgaaaagcaacat GTTCACTGTGAAGAGACCTTTCAGCACTTCACACTCATCAGTGGattcaaaggaaattaaaaaattccagCTCCTTGCACATAAGTGGTGGGATGAAGAAGGAGAATATGCAGCCCTTCATTCTATGAATGATATTAGAGTGCCATTTATTAG AGATACTCTGTTGAGCATGAGTAGTAATTATAATCTGGGAAATCCACTTTCTGGAATCAAGATTCTTGACGTGGGCTGTGGAGGAGGACTGCTAAGTGAG cctttaGGTAGACTGGGAGCTTCAGTTACTGGAATTGATCCTGTGGAGGACAACATTAGAACAGCAGATCGGCACAAGTCATTTGATCCAGTCCTGGCCGAGAGAATACAGTACAAGTCCAGTTCACTGGAGGAGATTGTGGAAGAGTCTATGGAAACCTTTGATGTAATAGTAGCTTCTGAAGTAGTGGAGCATGTGGCTGACCTTGAAATGTTTATCAAGTGTTGCTCTCAGGTGTTAAAG cCTGAAGGTTCTTTATTCATTACGACAATCAATAAAACACAATTGTCCTACGTCCTGGGAATTGTGGttgcagaaaaaataatggGGATTGTACCAGAAGGAACACATGAATGGGAGAAATTTGTTCCCCCTGAAGAGCTGGAGCGCCTCCTGGAATCAA atGGCTTTTCAGTGAGGAGCGTGAAGGGGATGCTGTACAATCCGCTCTcgggctcctggagctgggtgcagagcaggagcctgaACTACGCGCTGCACGCCgtcagggctggggctccccCACAGCCACACGCCACAGACACCCTGCCAGAGACAGATGTTCAACAGCgctcagccacagctggcacagctggcactgtcCCAGACAGCGCTGTCTGA
- the COQ3 gene encoding ubiquinone biosynthesis O-methyltransferase, mitochondrial isoform X1, whose amino-acid sequence MWGGGAARALTRALRRRRAAAALPGAAGDDHADLSFQTGLRDILQDSNRKRQLKFGSTLPVSLTEMKSNMFTVKRPFSTSHSSVDSKEIKKFQLLAHKWWDEEGEYAALHSMNDIRVPFIRDTLLSMSSNYNLGNPLSGIKILDVGCGGGLLSEPLGRLGASVTGIDPVEDNIRTADRHKSFDPVLAERIQYKSSSLEEIVEESMETFDVIVASEVVEHVADLEMFIKCCSQVLKPEGSLFITTINKTQLSYVLGIVVAEKIMGIVPEGTHEWEKFVPPEELERLLESNGFSVRSVKGMLYNPLSGSWSWVQSRSLNYALHAVRAGAPPQPHATDTLPETDVQQRSATAGTAGTVPDSAV is encoded by the exons atgtggggcggcggggcggcccgGGCGCTCACCCGCGCCCTGCGGCgccggcgggcggcggccgcgctgccgggggctgcgggcg ATGACCATGCTGATCTGTCTTTTCAGACAGGTCTGAGAGATATCCTTCAGGACTCCAACAGGAAAAGACAGCTGAAATTTGGTAGTACCTTGCCTGTCTCTCtgactgaaatgaaaagcaacat GTTCACTGTGAAGAGACCTTTCAGCACTTCACACTCATCAGTGGattcaaaggaaattaaaaaattccagCTCCTTGCACATAAGTGGTGGGATGAAGAAGGAGAATATGCAGCCCTTCATTCTATGAATGATATTAGAGTGCCATTTATTAG AGATACTCTGTTGAGCATGAGTAGTAATTATAATCTGGGAAATCCACTTTCTGGAATCAAGATTCTTGACGTGGGCTGTGGAGGAGGACTGCTAAGTGAG cctttaGGTAGACTGGGAGCTTCAGTTACTGGAATTGATCCTGTGGAGGACAACATTAGAACAGCAGATCGGCACAAGTCATTTGATCCAGTCCTGGCCGAGAGAATACAGTACAAGTCCAGTTCACTGGAGGAGATTGTGGAAGAGTCTATGGAAACCTTTGATGTAATAGTAGCTTCTGAAGTAGTGGAGCATGTGGCTGACCTTGAAATGTTTATCAAGTGTTGCTCTCAGGTGTTAAAG cCTGAAGGTTCTTTATTCATTACGACAATCAATAAAACACAATTGTCCTACGTCCTGGGAATTGTGGttgcagaaaaaataatggGGATTGTACCAGAAGGAACACATGAATGGGAGAAATTTGTTCCCCCTGAAGAGCTGGAGCGCCTCCTGGAATCAA atGGCTTTTCAGTGAGGAGCGTGAAGGGGATGCTGTACAATCCGCTCTcgggctcctggagctgggtgcagagcaggagcctgaACTACGCGCTGCACGCCgtcagggctggggctccccCACAGCCACACGCCACAGACACCCTGCCAGAGACAGATGTTCAACAGCgctcagccacagctggcacagctggcactgtcCCAGACAGCGCTGTCTGA
- the PNISR gene encoding arginine/serine-rich protein PNISR: protein MWDQGGQPWQQWPLNQQQWMQSFQHQQDPSQIDWAALAQAWIAQREASGQQNVVEQQGMMPNGQDISGIESGPNNHNNFQGDPNFNRMWQPEWGMPHQPPHPPPDQQWMTPTPPGQMEIVPPSEDSNSQDSGEFTPDNRHMFNQNNHNFGGPPDNFAMGPVNQFDYQHGAAFGPPQGGFHPPYWQPGPPGPPGPPAPPAPTQNRRERPSFRDRQRSPIAMPVKQEPPQIDAVKRRTLPAWIREGLEKMEREKQKKLEKERMEQQRSQMSKKEKKENEEAEEGDGPRLPQRSKFDSDEEDEDAENTEAVSVGKISRSPSPAPQEEQSEPEMTEEEKEYQMMMLTKMLLTEILLDVTNEEIYYVAKDVHRKATKAPAKQLAQSSALASLTGLGGLGGYGSGDSEDERSDRGSESSDTDDEELRHRIRQKQEAFWRKEREQQLLLEKQLEEEKLQNEKVSKEMSEFTNKEQNSNLASQEAKEIEADMVHEKKRSPNAVAPDVELKKEGKERTGRSGSRSSSSGSSSSNSRSSSSSSTVSSSSYSTSSGSSRSTSRSSSPKRKKRHSRSRTPSHKVRRSRSRSYSHRNRRERSRSREKIRERRRSSRNHSAERGERRRNRSPSRERSWDRRRSGSRSRDRRANRASRSRSRDRRKAEEQRRSPTGNRHKHKSEGKDQERKKEQGGGVDKDKKKNRERDRDQEKRKDKPKKEEKESKAGNHDDSRLKRKRDSERTFSRSDSICVKIIRQDSRQESKKVTTKDSKKRSGSESSARSSSESPGSSKEKKSKKSKHIRSCSMEKSQRSGKKASRKHKSKSRSRSTTPLRRKR from the exons ATGTGGGATCAAGGTGGACAACCTTGGCAGCAATGGCCTTTGAACCAACAGCAGTGGATGCAGTCATTTCAGCACCAGCAAGATCCAA GCCAGATTGACTGGGCTGCATTAGCTCAAGCATGGATTGCTCAGCGAGAAGCCTCAGGGCAACAGAACGTGGTGGAACAACAAGGAATGATGCCAAACGGACAGGATATTTCAGGAATAGAGTCTGGTCCAAACAACCATAATAATTTTCAGGGGGATCCCAATTTCAACAGAATGTGGCAGCCAG AATGGGGAATGCCTCACCAACCCCCTCACCCACCTCCAGATCAGCAGTGGATGACTCCAACCCCCCCAGGTCAAATGGAAATTGTTCCTCCGTCGGAAGACAGCAACAGTCAGGACAGTGGGGAGTTTACTCCTGACAACAGGCATATGTTTAACCAGAACAATCACAACTTTGGGGGACCTCCCGATAACTTTGCAATGGGGCCAGTGAACCAGTTTGACTATCAG CATGGGGCTGCTTTTGGTCCACCTCAAGGTGGATTTCACCCACCTTATTGGCAGCCAGGaccaccagggccaccaggtcctccagcacctcctgcacctACTCAGAATCGAAGGGAAAGACCCTCATTCAGAGATCGACAGCGTTCACCTATTGCGATGCCTGTGaagcaggagcctccccagaTTG ATGCTGTGAAGCGTAGAACTCTGCCTGCCTGGATTCGTGAGGGCctggaaaagatggaaagagaaaaacagaaaaagttggaaaaagagagaatggaGCAGCAACGTTCGCAGATGtctaaaaaagagaaaaaggaaaatgaggaggcTGAAGAAGGGGATGGCCCACGGTTACCTCAGAGAAGTAAATTT GACAGtgatgaggaagatgaagatgctgaaaacacagaagcTGTAAGTGTGGGGAAAATCAGCAGGagtccatccccagctcctcaAGAGGAGCAAAGTGAACCAGAAatgacagaagaagaaaaggagtaTCAAATG ATGATGCTGACAAAAATGCTGCTGACAGAGATTCTCTTAGATGTCACAAATGAAGAAATCTATTATGTGGCCAAAGATGTTCACCGTAAAGCAACTAAAG CTCCTGCAAAACAGCTGGCACAGTCCAGTGCACTGGCTTCCCTCACTGGACTCG GTGGACTGGGTGGTTATGGATCAGGAGACAGTGAAGATGAGAGGAGTGACAGAGGCTCTGAATCATCTGATACTGATGATGAGGAATTACGACACAGAATAAGGCAAAAACAGGAAGCGTtttggagaaaagagagagaacagCAACTACTACTAGAAAAACAGCTAGAAG aagaaaagctacaaaatgaaaaagtttcaaAAGAGATGAGTGAATTTACCAACAAAGAACAGAATAGTAACTTAGCATCACAGGAGGCAAAAGAAATTGAAGCAGATATGGTTCATGAAAAGAAGAGATCTCCAAATGCAGTCGCACCTGATGTAGAACTCAAGAAAGAGGGTAAAGAGAGGACAGGAAGGAGTGGGTCAAGAAGCTCTAGCAGtggtagcagcagcagcaatagcaggagcagcagcagtagcagcacAGTATCCAGTTCTTCGTACAGCACTAGCTCAGGTAGCAGTCGCAGCACTTCACGTTCTTCCTCTCCcaaaaggaagaagagacaCAGTCGCAGTAGGACCCCATCACATAAAGTTAGGCGCAGTAGAAGCAGGAGTTACTCCCACAGAAACAGGAGAGAGAGGAGTaggagcagggagaaaataagggaaaggagaagatCTAGTAGAAATCACAGTGCTGAAAGGGGGGAGAGGCGGAGAAATCGGAGTCCTTCGAGAGAGAGAAGCTGGGACAGACGTAGAAGCGGCAGCCGCTCAAGAGACCGGCGAGCCAACCGTGCGAGccgcagcaggagcagggacaggcgTAAAGCTGAAGAGCAGCGTAGAAGCCCTACTGGAAATAGGCACAAACATAAAAGTGAGGGTAAAGAtcaagaaaggaagaaggagcaggGTGGAGGTGTagataaagacaaaaaaaagaatagagaaagggaCAGagatcaggaaaaaagaaaagataagcccaaaaaagaggaaaaagaaagtaaggCTGGCAATCATGATGACAGTagattaaagagaaaaagagacagCGAAAGAACTTTCTCTCGCAGTGATTCAATATGTGTGAAAATAATAAGACAGGATTCCAgacaagaaagcaaaaaagtTACTACCAAAGATAGCAAAAAACGATCAGGCTCTGAATCTAGTGCAAGGAGTAGTTCTGAATCACCAGGAAGCAGTAAAGAAAAGAAGTCTAAGAAATCGAAGCATATTCGGTCATGCTCCATGGAGAAATCTCAAAGGTCTGGTAAGAAGGCAAGCCGCAAACACAAGTCTAAGTCACGATCAAG atcAACAACTCCTCTTCGTCGTAAACGCTGA